A stretch of the Alnus glutinosa chromosome 6, dhAlnGlut1.1, whole genome shotgun sequence genome encodes the following:
- the LOC133870215 gene encoding EG45-like domain containing protein isoform X2, with protein sequence MGANIQVLIIVGTIIYFATISYAFNIGKGTATFYKRPYERNFIAAASDKIWENSGACGEHYVVVKCIGVTNRAPPPCKDGIVTVKIVDYCRGPRCGTITLSEDAGRIKIEYFTLGS encoded by the exons atgggAGCAAATATTCAAGTTCTGATTATAGTTGGCACCATCATATATTTTGCCACAATTTCGTATGCTTTCAATATTGGCAAAGGGACTGCCACATTCTACAAACGCCCTTATGAAC GTAACTTTATAGCCGCAGCAAGTGATAAAATATGGGAAAATAGTGGAGCATGTGGGGAACATTATGTCGTTGTAAAATGTATTGGTGTCACAAACCGAGCACCACCACCTTGTAAGGATGGCATTGTTACGGTTAAAATCGTCGATTATTGTAGAGGACCAAGATGCGGAACCATCACTCTTTCTGAAGATGCTGGAagaattaaaattgaatattttac GTTGGGATCTTGA
- the LOC133870215 gene encoding EG45-like domain containing protein isoform X1: MGANIQVLIIVGTIIYFATISYAFNIGKGTATFYKRPYEPYACNVKHDFEGNFIAAASDKIWENSGACGEHYVVVKCIGVTNRAPPPCKDGIVTVKIVDYCRGPRCGTITLSEDAGRIKIEYFTLGS, encoded by the exons atgggAGCAAATATTCAAGTTCTGATTATAGTTGGCACCATCATATATTTTGCCACAATTTCGTATGCTTTCAATATTGGCAAAGGGACTGCCACATTCTACAAACGCCCTTATGAAC CCTATGCATGTAACGTTAAACACGATTTTGAAGGTAACTTTATAGCCGCAGCAAGTGATAAAATATGGGAAAATAGTGGAGCATGTGGGGAACATTATGTCGTTGTAAAATGTATTGGTGTCACAAACCGAGCACCACCACCTTGTAAGGATGGCATTGTTACGGTTAAAATCGTCGATTATTGTAGAGGACCAAGATGCGGAACCATCACTCTTTCTGAAGATGCTGGAagaattaaaattgaatattttac GTTGGGATCTTGA
- the LOC133870215 gene encoding EG45-like domain containing protein isoform X3: MGANIQVLIIVGTIIYFATISYAFNIGKGTATFYKRPYEPAASDKIWENSGACGEHYVVVKCIGVTNRAPPPCKDGIVTVKIVDYCRGPRCGTITLSEDAGRIKIEYFTLGS, from the exons atgggAGCAAATATTCAAGTTCTGATTATAGTTGGCACCATCATATATTTTGCCACAATTTCGTATGCTTTCAATATTGGCAAAGGGACTGCCACATTCTACAAACGCCCTTATGAAC CCGCAGCAAGTGATAAAATATGGGAAAATAGTGGAGCATGTGGGGAACATTATGTCGTTGTAAAATGTATTGGTGTCACAAACCGAGCACCACCACCTTGTAAGGATGGCATTGTTACGGTTAAAATCGTCGATTATTGTAGAGGACCAAGATGCGGAACCATCACTCTTTCTGAAGATGCTGGAagaattaaaattgaatattttac GTTGGGATCTTGA